In Paraburkholderia phenazinium, the following are encoded in one genomic region:
- a CDS encoding DotU family type IV/VI secretion system protein: MSDYTAFSGDERAPLTRAFVDAFRRAMETRDALGRATEAPLEVLAQGESVADKVATQLASVTRRLAREAMAWTGAAGETDIAAAQYAFVALLDELLLFSDWPGHAAWEARPLEVRVFGTRAAGERLPDAIEALLTQRDASQRDLANVYLACLILGFRGRLRGEAGALRHDQLRHALFAFAMQRDAEPAHLAAPLERVALAPRRTVTLSKMFPDHVRFAALLGVGVCVLLGVSHLLWSVATADVQRSVMQFQAIALADTPAAPASSTSVSGAVVRVPVKPRAQPSTTDAPALPQSNALAAIPAVPAVDTNTVVLRTAADGGGNRP, from the coding sequence ATGAGTGACTACACGGCCTTCTCCGGCGACGAACGCGCACCGCTCACGCGTGCGTTCGTCGACGCGTTCCGGCGCGCCATGGAAACACGCGACGCCCTGGGCCGTGCAACGGAAGCGCCACTGGAAGTGCTCGCCCAGGGCGAGAGCGTGGCCGACAAGGTGGCCACGCAACTGGCTTCGGTCACCCGGCGGCTCGCGCGCGAAGCGATGGCCTGGACGGGCGCTGCCGGCGAGACCGATATTGCAGCGGCGCAGTATGCGTTTGTCGCGCTGCTCGACGAACTGCTGCTGTTTTCCGACTGGCCGGGCCACGCCGCGTGGGAGGCGAGACCGCTCGAGGTGCGGGTGTTCGGCACGCGCGCGGCGGGCGAACGCTTGCCCGATGCGATCGAAGCGCTGCTCACGCAACGCGACGCGTCGCAACGCGATCTGGCCAACGTCTATCTGGCGTGTCTGATCCTCGGCTTCAGAGGACGCTTGCGTGGCGAGGCGGGCGCGCTGCGGCACGATCAACTGCGTCATGCGCTGTTTGCGTTCGCCATGCAACGCGATGCCGAACCGGCCCATCTCGCTGCGCCGCTCGAACGCGTGGCGCTCGCGCCGCGCCGCACCGTCACGCTCAGCAAGATGTTTCCGGACCATGTGCGTTTTGCCGCGTTGCTCGGCGTCGGCGTGTGTGTGCTGCTCGGCGTATCGCATCTGCTCTGGTCTGTCGCGACGGCGGATGTGCAGCGCTCAGTGATGCAGTTTCAGGCCATCGCTTTAGCTGACACGCCGGCCGCCCCGGCGAGCAGCACGAGTGTGTCCGGCGCGGTCGTGCGGGTGCCGGTCAAACCGCGCGCACAACCTTCGACGACGGATGCGCCGGCACTGCCGCAAAGCAATGCGCTGGCCGCCATACCTGCGGTGCCGGCGGTGGATACCAACACCGTGGTGTTACGTACGGCCGCGGATGGGGGAGGGAACCGGCCGTGA
- the tssK gene encoding type VI secretion system baseplate subunit TssK produces the protein MRNLFPDTICWFEGMPLLPQHFQTQALHAAGHAALLAGAARPHYWGVLTLEQEEAGLAEGLVRITRLDAILPDGLPIRHAAEDPVLQIDVRQAFTSPEQLVTVYLAVPPLYRGGQIDQRGARYRQHQSQGVPDLTTGTEPAAITTWRPSLHLMTDLGNQEYERLPLMQLRQQGGGVALTEYVPPCPFVAPESPLGQRIMRIAMRAREKCVFLSGRLDAARRAGERDDAGQIERQLTALWMRLPEIEAALHSRAVHPLDLYRILAGMAGSLASLRPTRGVPTFAPFDYAELLASFEPLLEWIDTALSTVRQGYRVRQFTAEAGGFWIDPPADAGVSAPGELVIGLRMPGDATEHDASTWLEQTAIASRPHLPTLSRQRMRGLARRRLSRDERATYSAGDDTAMFVIALDTTWFDASQPLHIDVGAGVRGVAPWAVQLFTPAAEANDPAGDAGRE, from the coding sequence ATGCGCAATCTGTTTCCGGATACGATCTGCTGGTTCGAAGGCATGCCGTTGCTGCCGCAACATTTCCAGACCCAGGCCCTGCATGCGGCCGGACATGCGGCGCTGCTGGCCGGTGCGGCCCGGCCGCACTACTGGGGCGTGCTCACGCTCGAGCAGGAAGAAGCGGGGCTTGCTGAAGGGCTCGTACGCATCACGCGGCTCGATGCGATCCTGCCTGACGGCCTGCCAATCCGTCACGCCGCCGAAGATCCCGTCCTGCAGATCGACGTGCGCCAGGCGTTCACCTCGCCGGAACAGCTCGTCACCGTCTATCTGGCCGTGCCGCCGCTCTATCGCGGCGGCCAGATCGATCAGCGCGGCGCGCGCTACCGGCAACATCAGAGCCAGGGTGTGCCCGATCTGACGACCGGCACCGAACCCGCCGCGATCACCACGTGGCGGCCAAGCCTGCACCTGATGACCGATCTCGGCAATCAGGAATACGAACGGTTGCCGTTGATGCAGTTGCGGCAACAGGGGGGCGGCGTCGCGCTCACCGAGTATGTGCCGCCTTGTCCGTTCGTCGCCCCGGAATCGCCGCTCGGTCAGCGCATCATGCGCATCGCGATGCGGGCGCGGGAGAAGTGTGTGTTCCTGTCCGGCCGTCTCGATGCGGCACGGCGCGCCGGCGAGCGCGACGACGCCGGACAGATCGAGCGGCAACTCACTGCCTTGTGGATGCGCTTGCCGGAGATCGAGGCCGCGCTGCATTCGCGCGCGGTGCATCCGCTCGACCTTTACCGCATCCTCGCCGGCATGGCGGGCAGTCTCGCGAGCCTGCGACCGACCCGTGGCGTGCCGACTTTCGCGCCGTTCGACTACGCGGAACTGCTGGCGTCGTTCGAGCCGCTGCTCGAGTGGATCGACACGGCGCTGTCGACGGTGCGCCAGGGTTATCGGGTGCGTCAGTTCACTGCCGAAGCGGGCGGCTTCTGGATCGATCCGCCGGCGGACGCAGGCGTGAGCGCACCGGGCGAACTGGTGATCGGCCTGCGCATGCCGGGCGATGCCACCGAGCACGACGCCAGTACCTGGCTGGAGCAAACGGCAATTGCCTCGCGCCCGCATTTGCCGACCTTGTCGCGGCAACGCATGCGCGGACTGGCGCGCCGCCGGTTGTCGCGCGACGAGCGCGCCACGTACAGCGCCGGCGACGACACGGCGATGTTCGTGATCGCGCTCGACACGACCTGGTTCGATGCGTCGCAGCCGCTGCATATCGACGTCGGCGCAGGTGTGCGCGGCGTGGCGCCATGGGCGGTGCAGCTTTTCACGCCGGCGGCCGAGGCGAACGATCCCGCCGGCGATGCGGGGCGCGAATGA
- the tssF gene encoding type VI secretion system baseplate subunit TssF, producing MNESLDDLLLDYYQRELTYLRRASESFAQRYPKIARRLELGPGESADPHVERLIESFAVLTARIQRTLDDEYSELTDGLLEQFYPYAARPLPSMTIVQLEADPTQGSVATGYAVPRQTPLVHVTPDGTAVRWRTSADVTLWPIALEAAEMLNAEEAQTATGDPGVQAALRLSLRCTGLHRFGQLPIKRLRVRLAGSPVSAATLYDLLCAHGAGVYVQAPGARAQALAGKPEPVGFDDEEALLPLEDGVHPACRLLVEYFAFPEKFAFFDLPFEPPADTGERIDLLIGLDAAPSGRLTLQAHDFALGCTPALNLFARTSEPLRPDGTQRELRVSPDAHREASTEIYAVRKVRSVSGREVVEVPPYYGVQHGSGSTLYWHARRVTGMHPSRPGSDMMLTFVDACFDPASPAARTLTAELLCTNRHLAHTLEPGTLLAFEQPGPVASVRIAHRPTRQSFAALDGSSRWRLASQFVLNHTPLVSGPQALQSLREMLELHNLATSPSARRQVSGLMSVSSEAIVGHVGADLWRGWQNGLKVRIELDHTHFVGASPVMFSGVLAHFFSLYASVNRFVHTALMRDGREIHAWRPLQGSPLVL from the coding sequence ATGAACGAATCGCTTGACGACCTGCTGCTCGACTACTACCAGCGCGAACTGACCTATTTGCGGCGCGCCAGCGAGAGCTTCGCGCAACGCTATCCGAAGATCGCCCGCCGCCTCGAACTGGGGCCCGGCGAAAGTGCCGATCCGCATGTCGAACGCCTGATCGAAAGCTTCGCTGTCCTGACGGCACGCATCCAGCGCACGCTCGACGACGAATACTCGGAGCTGACCGACGGCCTGCTCGAGCAGTTTTACCCTTATGCCGCGCGGCCGTTGCCGTCCATGACGATCGTGCAGCTCGAAGCGGACCCGACCCAGGGCAGCGTCGCCACCGGTTACGCGGTGCCGCGCCAGACGCCGCTGGTCCACGTGACGCCCGACGGCACGGCGGTGCGCTGGCGCACCTCGGCGGACGTGACGCTCTGGCCGATCGCGCTCGAAGCGGCCGAGATGCTCAATGCCGAAGAGGCGCAGACGGCCACCGGCGACCCGGGCGTGCAAGCGGCGCTGCGCTTGTCGCTGCGCTGCACGGGGCTGCACCGCTTCGGTCAGTTGCCGATCAAACGCTTGCGAGTGCGGCTCGCGGGTTCGCCCGTCAGCGCCGCGACGCTTTACGATCTGCTGTGCGCGCATGGCGCGGGCGTTTACGTGCAAGCGCCGGGTGCCCGCGCGCAAGCGCTTGCCGGCAAGCCGGAACCGGTTGGCTTCGACGACGAGGAAGCGCTGCTGCCGCTCGAAGACGGCGTGCACCCGGCGTGCCGCCTGCTGGTCGAATATTTCGCCTTCCCCGAGAAGTTTGCGTTCTTCGATCTGCCGTTCGAACCGCCCGCGGACACCGGCGAGCGCATCGATCTGCTGATTGGACTCGACGCGGCGCCGAGCGGCCGCCTCACGCTCCAGGCGCATGACTTCGCGCTCGGCTGCACGCCGGCGCTGAATCTGTTCGCCCGAACCTCGGAGCCGTTGCGTCCCGACGGCACCCAACGCGAGCTACGCGTGAGCCCCGACGCGCACCGAGAGGCCAGCACCGAAATCTACGCCGTGCGCAAGGTGCGCTCGGTGAGCGGCCGTGAGGTCGTCGAAGTGCCGCCCTACTACGGCGTGCAGCACGGCAGCGGTTCGACGCTCTACTGGCACGCCCGGCGCGTGACCGGCATGCATCCGTCGCGGCCCGGCAGCGACATGATGCTGACCTTCGTCGACGCCTGCTTCGATCCGGCGAGTCCCGCCGCGCGCACGCTTACCGCCGAGCTGCTCTGCACCAACCGGCATCTGGCGCACACGCTGGAACCCGGCACGCTGCTGGCGTTCGAGCAACCGGGCCCGGTGGCCAGCGTGCGCATCGCCCATCGTCCGACCCGGCAAAGCTTTGCCGCACTCGACGGCAGTTCGCGCTGGCGCCTCGCTTCGCAGTTCGTGCTCAATCACACGCCGCTGGTCTCTGGCCCGCAGGCGCTGCAGTCCTTGCGCGAGATGCTGGAACTGCATAACCTCGCGACCAGCCCCAGCGCGCGCCGGCAAGTCAGCGGGCTCATGAGCGTGAGCAGCGAAGCGATCGTCGGGCATGTGGGCGCGGACTTGTGGCGCGGCTGGCAAAACGGCTTGAAGGTGCGCATCGAACTCGACCACACGCATTTCGTCGGCGCCAGTCCGGTCATGTTCTCCGGCGTGCTGGCCCACTTCTTCTCGCTGTATGCGAGTGTCAATCGTTTCGTGCATACCGCGTTGATGCGCGACGGCAGGGAGATTCACGCATGGCGGCCACTCCAGGGCAGCCCGCTCGTTCTGTAG
- the tssC gene encoding type VI secretion system contractile sheath large subunit has translation MSDTQAAAAPAQTETLTLLDRIVHDGRMAHDDEQQQHARELLAEFALQVLDKKMTVSRDTVAMINDHIKKIDELISEQLNQVLHHADMQALEASWRGIHYLVKNSETGTRLKLRLLNVSKKDLQNDLEKAIDVDTSALFKKVYEEEYGTFGGHPFSVLIGDYYFSRQTPDVSLLEKIAQVAAAAHAPFISAAHPQLFDMGSFTELSVPRDLSKVFETIDMARWREFRKSEDSRYVALVLPHILMRRPYHPDSNPVEGMSFVEDVDGTQHSKYLWGNAAYALGQRITNAYAQFSWCAAIRGVEGGGAVEKLPDHIFQTASGDKAMKCPTEISITDRREKELDSLGFIALCHKKGEGQAVFFGGQTANKPAVYNTNEATANARISAMLPYVLAASRFAHYIKVIMRDKVGSFMTRDNVRTYLNTWIADYVLLNDNAPQEIKAQYPLREARVDVTEVAGKPGAYKATVFLRPHFQLEELTASIRLVASLPPPAAA, from the coding sequence ATGTCCGATACGCAAGCCGCGGCTGCGCCCGCGCAAACGGAAACCCTGACCCTGCTCGACCGCATCGTTCACGACGGCCGCATGGCCCACGACGACGAGCAGCAGCAGCACGCCCGCGAATTGCTGGCCGAGTTCGCGCTGCAGGTGCTCGACAAGAAGATGACGGTCAGCCGCGATACGGTCGCGATGATCAACGACCACATCAAGAAGATCGACGAACTGATCAGCGAGCAGCTCAATCAGGTGCTGCACCACGCGGACATGCAGGCGCTCGAAGCCTCGTGGCGCGGCATCCATTACCTCGTGAAGAACAGCGAAACCGGCACGCGCCTGAAGCTGCGCTTGCTGAACGTGTCGAAGAAAGACCTGCAGAACGACCTGGAAAAGGCCATTGACGTCGACACCAGCGCGCTCTTCAAGAAGGTCTACGAGGAGGAATATGGCACTTTCGGCGGCCATCCGTTCAGCGTGCTGATCGGCGATTATTATTTCAGCCGCCAGACCCCCGACGTCAGCCTGCTCGAGAAGATCGCCCAGGTCGCGGCAGCGGCCCACGCCCCGTTCATCTCGGCGGCGCACCCGCAACTGTTCGACATGGGCAGCTTCACCGAACTGAGCGTGCCGCGCGACCTGTCGAAGGTGTTCGAGACCATCGACATGGCCCGCTGGCGCGAATTCCGCAAGAGCGAAGACTCGCGCTACGTGGCGCTGGTGTTGCCGCATATTTTGATGCGCCGTCCTTATCATCCGGACAGCAATCCGGTTGAAGGCATGAGCTTCGTCGAAGACGTCGACGGCACCCAGCATTCCAAGTACCTGTGGGGCAACGCGGCCTATGCCTTGGGCCAGCGCATCACCAACGCCTACGCGCAATTCAGCTGGTGCGCCGCGATTCGCGGTGTGGAAGGCGGCGGCGCGGTCGAGAAACTGCCGGATCATATCTTCCAGACGGCCTCCGGCGACAAGGCGATGAAATGCCCGACCGAGATCTCGATCACCGACCGGCGCGAGAAGGAACTGGATTCGCTTGGCTTCATCGCACTGTGCCACAAGAAGGGCGAGGGTCAGGCGGTGTTCTTCGGCGGCCAGACCGCCAACAAGCCGGCGGTCTACAACACCAACGAAGCCACCGCTAATGCGCGCATTTCGGCCATGCTGCCGTATGTGCTCGCCGCCTCGCGCTTCGCGCATTACATCAAGGTGATCATGCGCGACAAGGTGGGCAGCTTCATGACGCGCGACAACGTGCGTACTTACCTGAACACCTGGATCGCCGACTACGTGCTGCTCAACGACAATGCGCCGCAGGAAATCAAGGCGCAGTATCCGCTGCGCGAGGCGCGCGTCGACGTGACGGAGGTGGCCGGCAAGCCCGGCGCCTACAAGGCGACGGTGTTCCTGCGGCCGCACTTCCAGCTCGAGGAGCTCACCGCTTCGATCAGACTGGTCGCCTCGCTGCCGCCGCCTGCCGCGGCCTGA
- the tssE gene encoding type VI secretion system baseplate subunit TssE produces MPSADAPVAPMPLFERLEDDAPFVSAEVPARRTLTSNGLRDSVRAELIRLLNTRRGRSSARRPLDVLDYGLKDWSANDAARAADRSGLERAVVEAIAAFEPRLTHPSAQIEPEPDAPWRLRLRIMGTLDAGAGPLPVAFVAQLADGQPVGVVDERIA; encoded by the coding sequence ATGCCGTCCGCTGACGCCCCGGTTGCGCCGATGCCGCTGTTCGAGCGGCTCGAAGACGACGCCCCGTTCGTGTCCGCCGAAGTGCCGGCGCGGCGCACGCTCACGTCCAATGGGCTGCGCGATTCGGTGCGCGCCGAACTGATCCGGCTGCTCAATACGCGACGTGGGCGCAGCAGCGCCCGCCGTCCGCTCGACGTGCTCGATTACGGCCTGAAAGACTGGAGCGCGAACGACGCCGCGCGCGCCGCGGATCGCAGCGGGCTCGAGCGCGCGGTGGTGGAAGCGATCGCGGCGTTCGAGCCGCGTCTGACGCACCCCAGCGCCCAGATCGAACCGGAGCCGGATGCACCCTGGCGGTTGCGGCTGCGCATCATGGGCACCCTCGACGCCGGCGCCGGTCCCTTGCCGGTCGCCTTCGTCGCACAACTCGCCGACGGCCAGCCGGTCGGAGTGGTCGATGAACGAATCGCTTGA
- a CDS encoding Hcp family type VI secretion system effector, whose product MDSIILDLGTDIKGECTIEGYTDKIEVMSYSHNVAMQVTNDVSNSERTSGKPHVGEFTVTKFVDVSTPTLNEYCCSGKAVATATVIVGRNAAEGDGKIMPFITYTLNNVVFSNVSVSGGAGGKPVETLSLNFTKIKWELTAQKDDGTKEGTAASTWDMAANKLVKGGS is encoded by the coding sequence ATGGATTCGATCATTCTCGATCTCGGCACCGACATCAAAGGCGAATGCACCATTGAAGGCTATACCGACAAGATCGAAGTGATGTCATACAGCCACAACGTGGCGATGCAGGTCACCAACGACGTCAGCAACTCGGAGCGCACCTCGGGCAAGCCGCATGTCGGCGAGTTCACCGTGACGAAGTTCGTCGACGTCTCGACGCCGACGCTGAACGAATACTGCTGCTCCGGCAAGGCGGTGGCGACCGCGACGGTGATCGTGGGCCGCAACGCCGCCGAAGGCGACGGCAAGATCATGCCGTTCATCACCTACACGCTCAACAACGTCGTGTTCAGCAACGTCAGCGTGTCGGGTGGCGCCGGCGGCAAGCCGGTCGAAACGCTGTCGCTGAACTTCACCAAGATCAAGTGGGAACTGACCGCGCAGAAGGACGACGGCACCAAGGAAGGCACCGCCGCCTCGACCTGGGATATGGCCGCCAACAAGCTCGTCAAGGGTGGGAGCTAA
- the tssB gene encoding type VI secretion system contractile sheath small subunit — translation MADSTQHWFERNRPPRVQITYDVETGNAIEKKELPLVVGILADLSGQPEKPLAKLSERRFVDIDRDNFNDVMNSIEPRVTLHVDNTLAADGSKLNVALKFQHIDDFDPVQIVQQIAPLKQLYDARLRLRDLLTKLDGNDELDKLLQDVVHNTQGLAEIKSAHPQDGVVAQLPAPAEPTEPAGDAPASA, via the coding sequence ATGGCCGACAGTACCCAACACTGGTTCGAGAGAAACCGCCCCCCGCGCGTCCAGATTACTTACGACGTCGAAACCGGCAACGCAATCGAGAAAAAGGAATTGCCGCTTGTGGTCGGCATTCTGGCCGATCTATCGGGTCAACCCGAAAAGCCGCTCGCCAAACTGTCGGAGCGCCGCTTCGTCGACATCGACCGCGACAATTTCAACGACGTGATGAACTCCATCGAGCCGCGCGTCACGCTGCACGTCGACAACACCTTGGCTGCCGACGGCAGCAAGCTGAACGTCGCGCTCAAGTTCCAGCACATCGACGACTTCGATCCGGTGCAGATCGTGCAGCAGATCGCGCCGCTCAAGCAGCTCTACGATGCGCGGCTGCGCCTGCGCGACCTGCTCACCAAGCTCGACGGCAACGACGAGCTGGACAAGCTGTTGCAGGACGTGGTGCACAACACGCAAGGACTTGCCGAAATCAAGTCCGCTCATCCGCAGGATGGTGTCGTCGCGCAACTGCCCGCACCGGCAGAGCCGACTGAACCCGCCGGCGACGCGCCCGCCAGCGCCTGA